Genomic segment of uncultured Desulfobacter sp.:
AACTCTTCCTCGAGCCAGCAGTGGTAATTTTTAATGGTCCTGGCTCTTCGGGTGATAAAAATGAACCCCTGAGATGACGGATCGCATGACGCCTTGACCATTTCAATAAACCGCCTTTTTGTTTGCTCGTCTATAACCTTGGGGCGCCCGCTGCACTTGCGGCCATCCATAATTCCTTTTTCAACCAGCAAAAGGGGTACCGGGATAATCCCGGTTTTCTTGTACTGGTCCTTGTAATATTTTTTGGATCTTCTCTTGGCAGATCCGATTTTATTCATGATTTTTTTATGCAGCAGTAAATGGAAGCGGTCGTCAATGCTCAGGTCATCCATTATCTGCCCCCGTTGATACAATCTTTTCGTGTATGACCCGATGCCACAACAATGCAGCCGGGCGAGAGGTCTGCTGCCAATGATCATGCTGTGCCACACGGACCTGTTCAAGCATTGCCTTTACAACAGCCATGTATTCATTCGAAATTTGATCCGTCAGATCCGGTTTGGTTACCGATGCCGTTTTTCGGGAGTCGATAAATTTTTTGATGTTACGCGCGGTTAACTCCATGCCGCTTTCTATAATCTCCTTCCAAAGTTGGCGCTGTTCTATGGAATCCAGTTGAGTAAGAGGCCGTGCCTGGGATTCGTTGGCCGGTAATCTGTCCCCAATTGGGGACAGATTATAGATGACTTCATAAAATTTGATCAGGCGGTAAGCATGGGATTTTCCCATATCCCATCGCGCCCTGGTATATGTTTCGAATGATTCAAACAGAGCCTGCTTATACAAACGATTGTCACGAATTTCTTTCAAGGCCTTGCCGATTTTGGAAAAACACTCCTGATTCCGGGCAATCAGGGTTTCAAGCTTGGCCAACCGTTTCATACTCATTGCCCTCCCGGCATGGGTTTGCCGATTGCAGCGACCAAGGCAGCTATCTTTGATGCCGGAACCTGGTGGGCAGTATTTATCTGCTTCAAAAACAGGACGCTGTCCCGGAATCCATATCCCTTGAT
This window contains:
- a CDS encoding DNA methylase, with product MKRLAKLETLIARNQECFSKIGKALKEIRDNRLYKQALFESFETYTRARWDMGKSHAYRLIKFYEVIYNLSPIGDRLPANESQARPLTQLDSIEQRQLWKEIIESGMELTARNIKKFIDSRKTASVTKPDLTDQISNEYMAVVKAMLEQVRVAQHDHWQQTSRPAALLWHRVIHEKIVSTGADNG